Below is a window of Longimicrobium sp. DNA.
CGTTCGGGTGTGATGGATTGATCCTTCCGCCGGATATGAGGCCGCGCTCAGGAACCAGGCGGCGCGAACCCCGGGTCCGCGCCGATGGTGGCACGGCCTTCGAGGTGGCGGAGCATGTAGTGGAAGGTGTCGCGTTGGAGGGGAGAGCGGATGCCGTAGGCGCGCTGCCAGATCGCCCGCAGCAGCGCGGCCACCTCGGCGGACGGCAGCTCCGCGCGCCGGTCGGTGATGGGCTCGCGGTAGAGCACGTACCGACCCTCGGCGCGCAGCGGGAGCCAGGGGTGGAAGTACGGCACGTCGAAAGCGATCGCGCGGCCGCCCTGGACCAGCGTGCGCAGCCAGGGGCTCTCGCGGCGCACCTCGCCCACCACCCAGGCCAGGTCCGCGCCCCGCTTCCGGCGCGCCTCGGCCCGGAACGCCTCCACCAGGTGCGCGCGCAGCTCGCGCCCCAGCCGCCGGTTGCGCAGGTCCTCGCGCACGGCCAGGTAGGTGATGAACCCCGCGTTCACCGCCTCCAGGTACACCCCGCACGCCGCGGCCGCCGGCTCGCCCTCCTCGTCCACCAGCGCCAGCAGGTGGAAGTCGCCGCCCTCGGCCAGCCCGCGCCGCGTCTCCTCCAGCTCGGCCAGCTGGTAGTCCAGCGGCGCCACGTCCCACATCGAGTCGTGGATCAGCTCGAAGGCCGCCCGGGCCAGCGGCGTCCGCTCGTCCACCACCTCCACCAGGCGGAGCTCCGGCGCCTCAGGACGGTCCATCGCCCCCCTGTCCGCCCTCCGCCAGCCCCAGCCGGAACACCCGGTCGGCGTTCTTCCACAGCATCCCCTCCAGCTCCTCCTCCGTC
It encodes the following:
- a CDS encoding GNAT family N-acetyltransferase — its product is MDRPEAPELRLVEVVDERTPLARAAFELIHDSMWDVAPLDYQLAELEETRRGLAEGGDFHLLALVDEEGEPAAAACGVYLEAVNAGFITYLAVREDLRNRRLGRELRAHLVEAFRAEARRKRGADLAWVVGEVRRESPWLRTLVQGGRAIAFDVPYFHPWLPLRAEGRYVLYREPITDRRAELPSAEVAALLRAIWQRAYGIRSPLQRDTFHYMLRHLEGRATIGADPGFAPPGS